One segment of Rosa chinensis cultivar Old Blush chromosome 6, RchiOBHm-V2, whole genome shotgun sequence DNA contains the following:
- the LOC112173368 gene encoding uncharacterized protein LOC112173368 has product MEVANKVVSAGMRLANNSTVISVCLVGSFIALSARSVKQQNKIEALEAEKDSLIKSNKATKQTMWDWKQQLYAEAGTDAALVPLARLKAIYGEAPTPPIAVKEDSKSADAKFVV; this is encoded by the exons ATGGAGGTGGCGAACAAGGTGGTGAGCGCCGGAATGCGCTTGGCGAACAACAGCACGGTGATAAGCGTGTGCCTAGTCGGATCCTTCATTGCTCTGAGCGCAAGGTCAGTGAAGCAGCAAAACAAAATCGAAGCTCTAGAGGCGGAGAAGGACTCCCTCATCAAATCGAACAAGGCCACCAAGCAGACCATGTGGGACTGGAAGCAACAGCTCTATGCCGAAGCCGGCACCGACGCCGCTCTCGTCCCTCTCGCCAGACTCAAGGCCATCTACGGCGAAGCCCCAACTCCCCCAATCG CTGTGAAGGAGGATTCGAAATCTGCAGACGCTAAATTTGTGGTCTGA